The following are from one region of the Petrotoga mobilis SJ95 genome:
- a CDS encoding DNA gyrase/topoisomerase IV subunit B translates to MVEKTYSGNDIKVLKGLEPVRLRPGMYIGSTGKTGLNHMVYEIIDNAIDEHVNGFCDTIRVTLNEDDSIEVEDNGRGIPVDIHPTENKNTLELVMTSLHAGGKFDKKAYKVSGGLHGVGASVVNALSEYMEVKVYRDGKIYYQKYARGVPQTDVIIVGETDKSGTVVKFLPDKEIFDDGDITVESRLIENRLKEIAFLNPNLKVIFEDRKRDYKQEFHFLGGLNEFINYILKRRKMNSISEPVYMYGSYQYSKVESEIQVEAAFVYTDSEESEVISFVNNIRTIDGGEHESGFKQALTRLSNEYARKYNVLKEKDENFSGEDVREGLLAIIHIKMPNPVFEGQTKGRLGSKVAREAVNQITTEKLSLYFDANIKEAKNIFERMFLAYKKRLAAKRARDSIKRKTIFENTTLPGKLADCTSRDLNESELFIVEGDSAGGNAKQARDRMYQAILPLRGKILNAEKTDFLKLLKNEQVSNIIIALGTGIGEEFNLSKLRYGKIIIMTDADVDGAHIRTLVLTLFHKYMRSLIEEGYVYIAQPPLYRFEIGKQHFYLYSDEELEELKKKYGDKKWRIQRYKGLGEMNPDQLRETTMDRDTRKLVKIKMEDLEMAEEMIEILMGYDPSIRREFIESNANKVKELDI, encoded by the coding sequence ATGGTAGAAAAAACTTATTCTGGAAACGATATAAAGGTCTTGAAAGGGTTAGAACCTGTTAGGTTAAGACCTGGAATGTACATAGGATCAACGGGTAAAACAGGGTTAAACCATATGGTTTATGAAATAATCGATAACGCCATAGATGAGCATGTTAACGGGTTTTGTGATACAATTCGAGTTACTTTGAATGAGGATGATTCTATTGAAGTTGAGGATAACGGAAGAGGTATACCTGTAGATATACATCCAACTGAAAATAAAAATACATTGGAGTTAGTTATGACTTCGCTTCATGCTGGTGGAAAGTTTGATAAAAAAGCCTATAAGGTTAGTGGAGGACTTCATGGAGTAGGAGCATCGGTTGTTAACGCTTTGTCCGAATATATGGAGGTAAAGGTTTACAGAGACGGGAAAATATACTATCAAAAGTATGCAAGAGGTGTTCCTCAAACAGATGTAATTATTGTAGGCGAAACAGACAAGAGTGGGACTGTTGTGAAATTTCTCCCTGATAAAGAAATATTCGATGATGGAGATATAACTGTTGAATCACGATTAATAGAGAATAGGTTGAAAGAAATAGCCTTTTTAAATCCTAACTTGAAAGTTATCTTTGAAGATAGAAAAAGAGATTACAAGCAAGAATTTCATTTTCTTGGCGGTTTGAACGAATTTATAAATTACATCTTGAAACGGCGGAAGATGAATTCTATTTCCGAGCCGGTTTACATGTACGGATCATATCAATATAGTAAAGTGGAGTCAGAAATTCAAGTGGAAGCAGCTTTTGTCTATACGGATTCTGAAGAAAGCGAAGTAATCTCTTTTGTGAACAACATTAGGACTATCGATGGCGGGGAACATGAATCTGGATTCAAACAAGCTCTAACAAGATTATCAAATGAATATGCAAGAAAGTACAATGTTTTAAAGGAAAAAGACGAGAATTTTAGTGGAGAAGATGTGAGAGAAGGATTATTAGCCATAATACATATAAAAATGCCCAATCCTGTTTTCGAAGGTCAAACAAAGGGAAGATTGGGATCTAAAGTTGCCAGAGAAGCAGTAAATCAAATAACTACAGAGAAATTATCTTTATATTTTGATGCAAATATAAAAGAAGCAAAAAATATTTTTGAAAGAATGTTTTTAGCATATAAAAAAAGACTTGCTGCTAAAAGAGCCAGAGACAGCATTAAAAGAAAAACAATATTCGAAAATACAACTCTACCAGGCAAATTGGCAGATTGTACATCGAGGGATTTAAACGAATCAGAACTTTTTATAGTTGAAGGAGATTCGGCTGGGGGAAATGCCAAACAAGCTAGGGATAGAATGTACCAGGCGATTTTACCTTTGAGGGGGAAAATTCTAAATGCAGAAAAAACTGATTTTTTAAAACTTTTAAAAAATGAACAAGTTTCGAATATTATCATTGCATTAGGAACTGGTATAGGAGAAGAGTTCAATTTGTCTAAATTGAGATACGGTAAAATCATTATCATGACTGATGCAGATGTTGATGGCGCACATATTAGAACTTTAGTGTTGACGCTTTTTCACAAATACATGCGTTCTTTAATAGAGGAAGGATATGTATACATTGCTCAACCTCCTCTGTATAGATTTGAGATTGGTAAACAACATTTTTATCTTTATTCCGACGAAGAACTTGAAGAGTTGAAGAAAAAATATGGGGATAAAAAATGGAGAATACAAAGATATAAAGGATTAGGAGAAATGAACCCTGACCAATTGAGAGAGACCACTATGGATAGAGACACTAGAAAACTTGTAAAAATAAAGATGGAAGATTTAGAAATGGCAGAAGAGATGATAGAAATACTCATGGGATACGATCCCTCTATTAGAAGAGAGTTTATTGAATCTAATGCTAATAAGGTGAAAGAGCTAGATATCTAG
- a CDS encoding DciA family protein codes for MEEKFEGVLKQLSKKNLVYKKIYIIKRLREELPKYIPENLSKNVTVKNYLLKDKIVEIACADNYVKQEILFREKLLLNAINSILENETINRIRIVS; via the coding sequence ATGGAGGAAAAATTTGAAGGTGTTTTAAAACAACTTTCTAAAAAAAATTTGGTTTACAAAAAAATATATATAATAAAAAGATTAAGAGAAGAATTACCTAAGTATATTCCTGAGAATTTATCAAAAAATGTAACAGTTAAAAATTATCTCTTAAAAGATAAGATAGTGGAAATAGCCTGTGCTGACAATTATGTTAAACAGGAAATACTTTTTAGGGAAAAATTATTATTGAACGCGATAAATTCTATTCTGGAAAATGAAACGATAAATAGAATTAGAATTGTTTCTTGA
- a CDS encoding aminotransferase class IV — translation MFYNGKEWVEFPLVSGDDEGFVNGYSIYDVLRTYSGIPYNLKRHYDRLKRSADFMAFEIPPLEKIKIILNQAKKIHNYEEFRFKIYVTPFTSKYKTFYCFVEELKEDVDLIEEGVVVNIARERKTSSPIIPYYVKTPLNGSIKYIHKKYDYYYDSIVLNEFGNVTEGTYSNIFYVSGGVLLTPHISSGILPGITREDVLELANDLSLEVEEKANVQVWELLSAEEVFLTHTSRGVVPVRRIFPDFTFTVPGVVTEAILDNWKDFITEKIED, via the coding sequence ATGTTCTATAATGGTAAAGAGTGGGTAGAATTTCCATTGGTTAGTGGAGATGATGAAGGGTTCGTGAATGGTTATTCGATTTATGATGTACTTAGAACTTATTCAGGTATTCCTTACAATTTAAAAAGACATTATGATAGATTGAAACGATCTGCTGATTTTATGGCATTTGAAATACCACCTCTTGAAAAGATAAAAATAATTTTAAATCAGGCAAAAAAGATTCATAATTATGAAGAATTCAGATTTAAAATATATGTAACTCCTTTCACTTCTAAATATAAAACATTTTATTGCTTTGTTGAAGAGTTGAAAGAGGATGTAGATTTGATCGAAGAAGGTGTTGTAGTTAATATAGCGAGAGAAAGAAAAACTTCGTCTCCTATTATTCCTTATTATGTAAAAACACCTTTAAATGGTTCAATCAAATACATCCATAAAAAATATGATTATTATTATGATTCCATCGTTTTAAATGAGTTCGGTAATGTAACCGAAGGTACATACTCTAATATTTTTTATGTCAGTGGAGGTGTTTTATTGACTCCTCATATTTCATCGGGGATATTACCAGGGATAACTAGAGAAGATGTCCTTGAGTTAGCAAATGATTTATCTTTAGAAGTTGAAGAGAAAGCAAATGTTCAAGTATGGGAACTTTTATCTGCCGAGGAAGTATTTCTTACCCACACTTCAAGAGGTGTAGTACCTGTTAGAAGAATTTTTCCTGATTTTACTTTTACTGTACCTGGTGTAGTAACGGAAGCTATTCTTGACAATTGGAAAGATTTTATAACAGAAAAAATAGAAGATTGA